The Epinephelus lanceolatus isolate andai-2023 chromosome 8, ASM4190304v1, whole genome shotgun sequence genome includes a window with the following:
- the LOC117258046 gene encoding uncharacterized protein LOC117258046: MLLSPLSFDSMCKLILTAGLCLIIASLASSSRLVCYYNSLAEDRAEYGKFTISDIDPNKCTHLIYAFSDINNQHELVPSRATDIQRYQAFNGLKTRNPLLKTLLAVGGLSFNIQKFSSMVATQQKRAQFIQSAITFLRANGFDGLNLDWRHPGRPGSQPQDKQRFTLLCKELKEAFVAEGTAANRDRLFITSSVSAEKAIIDASYEVPQIAKYLDFINVLTFDFHGPWESVTGHHSPLYQGSQDTGNKTYFNTDYAMRYWRDQGAPPEKINMGLAAYGRAFNLSSASSNVGAPANGPGEEGCYTGEEGFWASYEICLYLEGVTPRLITDQKVPFAIAENQWVGFDNNDSLNTKVNYLKANNFGGAFIWSLDLDDNSGQFCKTGKCPLISHLHALLVPGFPDLSTANATSTGPKTTPTTMTTTPAPPTTAAPTTATATTAAPTTVAPTTAAPTTTAPTTAAPTTTAPTTAAPTTAAPTTAAPTTAAPTTTAPTTAAPTTAAPTTAAPTTAATTTAAPTTAAPKTAAPTTAAPTTAAPKTAAPTTAAPTTRAPKTASPTTASPTTAAPTTAAPTTAAPTTAAPTTAAPTTAAPTTAAPTTAAPTTTAPTTAAPTTTAPTTAAPTTVAPTTAAPTIAAPTTAAAPTAAPTTAAPTTAAPTTAAPTTATPTTAAPTTAAPTTATPTTAAPTTAAPTTAAPTTAAPTTATPTTIAPTTTAPTTAPPTTAAPTSAAPTTAAPTTAALTTAAPTTAAPTTAAPTIAAPTTAAPTTAAPTTAAPTTAAPTTAAPTTAAPTTAAPTTAAPTTAAPTTAAPTTAAPTPAAPTTAAPTTTAPTTAAPTTAAPTTAAPTTAAPTTAAPTTAAPTTAAPTTAAPTTAAPTTAPPTTAAPTTATPTTAAPTTAAPTTAAPTTAAPTTAAPTTAAPTTAAPTTAPPTTAAPTTATPTTAAPTTAAPTTAAPTTAAPTTAAPTTAAPTTAAPTTAAPPTAAPTTAAPTAAPTTAAPTTATPTTAAPTTAAPTTAAPTTAAPTTAPPPTN; the protein is encoded by the exons GTCTCTGTTTGATCATCGCCAGCTTGG CCTCTTCCTCCAGGCTGGTGTGTTACTATAACAGTTTGGCTGAAGACAGAGCGGAGTACGGGAAGTTCACCATTTCAGATATTGATCCAAACAAGTGCACCCATCTGATCTACGCCTTTTCTGACATTAACAACCAACATGAGCTGGTCCCCAGCAGAGCAACTGACATACAACGCTATCAGGCCTTTAATGGACTCAAAACCAG AAATCCACTGCTCAAAACCCTGTTGGCAGTTGGTGGCTTGAGCTTTAACATACAAAA ATTCAGTTCAATggtggcaacacaacaaaaaagagcACAGTTCATCCAGTCTGCTATCACATTTCTGAGAGCAAATGGTTTTGATGGCCTAAACCTTGATTGGAGGCACCCTGGAAGACCTGGAAGCCAACCACAAGACAAGCAAAGATTCACATTACTGTGCAAG GAGCTAAAAGAGGCCTTTGTGGCTGAGGGAACAGCGGCAAACCGTGACAGATTATTCATCACTTCCAGTGTCTCTGCTGAGAAAGCAATCATCGATGCCAGTTATGAAGTCCCACAGATTGCCAA GTACCTGGATTTCATTAATGTGCTGACATTTGACTTTCACGGCCCCTGGGAAAGTGTCACAGGACATCACAGCCCCTTATATCAGGGATCCCAGGACACTGGAAACAAAACCTACTTCAACACT GACTATGCCATGCGGTACTGGCGGGACCAGGGAGCACCACCAGAAAAGATAAACATGGGGTTAGCAGCATACGGGCGAGCATTTAACCTCTCCTCTGCATCCAGTAATGTTGGAGCACCAGCCAATGGTCCTGGTGAGGAAGGCTGCTACACCGGTGAAGAAGGATTCTGGGCCTCTTATGAG ATTTGCCTTTATCTTGAGGGGGTTACACCCCGGTTGATAACCGATCAGAAAGTTCCATTTGCCATAGCGGAAAACCAGTGGGTTGGATTTGACAACAATGACAGCCTTAATACCAAG GTCAATTACCTGAAAGCTAACAACTTTGGAGGAGCCTTTATCTGGTCTCTGGACCTGGATGACAACAGTGGACAGTTCTGTAAAACAGGCAAATGCCCCCTCATCAGCCACCTGCATGCTCTGCTGGTTCCAG GTTTTCCTGACCTAAGTACCGCTAATGCTACAAGTACTGGTCCTAAGACGACTCCCACTACAATGACCACAACACCCGCTCccccaacaacagctgctcccacaacagctactgccacaacagcagctcccacaactgtcgctcccacaactgcagctcccacaactacagcacccacaactgcagctcccacaactacagcacccacaactgcagctcccacaacggcagcacccacaacggcagcacccacaacagccgctcccacaacaactgctcccacaacagctgctcccacaactgcagctccaacaactgcagctcccacaacagccgctacaacaacagccgctcccacaacagcagctcccaaaacagccgctcccacaacagcagctcccacaacagcagctcccaaaacagccgctcccacaactgcagctcctacaactaGAGCTCCAAAAACAGCCTCTCCCACAACAGCctctcccacaactgcagctcctacaacggcagctcccacaacagcagctccaacaacagccgctcccacaactgcagctccaacaacagccgctcccacaacggcagctcccacaactgcagctcccacaactacagcacccacaactgcagctcccacaactacagcacccacaactgcagctcccacaactgtcGCTCCCACAACCGCAGCTCCCACAATAGcggctcccacaacagccgctgccccaacagcagctccaacaacagctgctcccacaacagcagctccaacaacagcagctcccacaactgcgacacccacaacagcagctccaacaacagcagctcccacaactgcgacacccacaacagccgctcccacaacagctgctccaacaacagctgctcccacaacagccgctcccacaactgccACACCCACAACAATCGCTCCCACAACAACTGCTCCaacaacagctcctcccacaacagctgctcccacatctgcagctcccacaactgcagctcctacaacagctgctctcacaacagctgctcccacaactgcagctcccacaacagccgctcccacaattgcagctcccacaacagccgctcccacaacagcagctcccacaacagccgctccaacaacagctgctcccacaaccgctgctccaacaacagcagctcccacaactgcagctcccacaaccgctgctccaacaacagctgctcccacaacCGCTGCTCCAACAACCGCTGCTCCAACACCAGCTGCTCCCACAACCgcagctccaacaacaacagctcccacaacagccgctcccacaaccgctgctccaacaacagccgctcccacaacagctgctcccacaactgcagctcctacaacagcagctcccacaacagccgcgcccacaacagctgctcccacaacggcagctcccacaactgcacctcccacaacagccgctcccacaactgccacacccacaacagccgctcccacaactgcagctcccacaacagccgctcccacaactgcagctccaacaacagcagctcccacaacggcagctcccacaacagctgctcccacaactgcacctcccacaacagctgctcccacaactgccacacccacaacagccgctcccacaacagctgctccaacaactgcagctcccacaactgcagctcccacaacagccgctcccacaactgcagctcccacaacagcggctcccacaacagccgctcccccaacagcagctccaacaacagctgctccaacagcagctccaacaacagcagctcccacaactgcgacacccacaacagccgctcccacaacagctgctccaacaactgcagctcccacaacagccgctcccacaactgcg CCTCCTCCTACAAACTGA